A window of Synergistaceae bacterium genomic DNA:
CAGAAGCAACAAAGAGGACGCCTTATTTCTCTACAAGCGTTCCTGATGCAGTTATGACAGCGTTTGCCGCGAAATTTGGAAGCGGGTATGAAGAGATTCCGGCTGATGCAGTAGGCGGTTCATTTGATACTAAACTTCCATCATCAACAAGTGAAGCGTGGGAATATGCACAAGTAAATCAGATGCCTCTGCTTTCACTTGATAACGGCAGCTACATAGCACAAATTAGCTTTGATCTTAGCGACATTAGAGGAGAAACGCTCTATGAAGATGAACTCGGGGACATAATTTTCTTCTTCCCGTTCGGCGCAGCTGGTAGATCAACAGTCGCAGATTACACGCTTGTTGACGCAAATATGACAGAAGTATATGACGCTAGTGAGATAGTTGCTACGAAGCCTTATTATATTGCGTTCACAGTATCTAACGGCTCGATTACGGCAGCAAAAACTGAATTCTCGCCCGTTCTCTTGACAAGAATAGCAACTGGTGAAGAAGAACCTAGTTACGGCGGCGGCGGTTCAAGCGGTTGCTCGACAGGATTCAGCGCACTTGCATTAGCAGTTCTCGGCGGTTTATTCGCTTTACGCAGAAAGCAGTAATTACACTAACCCCTAACCAGAACTAACACAACAAAATAGTTTGCGTCCCTTCTTTTGTTCGAGAGTGAACAGCTGAAGGGGCGTTTTCGTATGCGCTATAATATTTGCGGAGGTGCATTTACTTGAATCATTATATTTGCTTCGATGCAGGTACTCAAAGCGTTAAGGTTGCAATTTACGACGAAAACGGGAATCAAATCGCAGTCAACGTGAATCCGACGACTCTTTATTATCCCAATAGCGGCTGGGTAGAAATGGACGTGAAAGAATATTACTCGCTCGCGTTAAAGGGCATGAAGAAATGTGTTGAAATTTTGCGCGAAAAAAATATTTCCCTCGACTCAATCCGTTCAATAATGGGCGACGGTATAATTTGCGGAATTGCCGGCGTTGACGAGGACGGAATCGCGATTACTCCTTATATAAATTATTTGGACTCAAGGACTCAATCAGACGCGGATTATTTATGTTCGTTGAATCTTGATATATGGGCGCGTGAGACAGGAAACCCTGAGCCTTTGTGCTTATTTCCTGCATTATTTGCGCGCTGGCTGTTAAAGAATTTCCCCGACTCTAAGCGAATCAAAAAATTTGTTCACAATGCCCCGTATATTTTAATGCGTCTTGCTGGCTTGAAAGCTGACTCGGCCTTTATTGACTGGGGAGCGATGTCCGGCTGGGGACTCGGTTATAACGTGATTAATAAAACTTGGTCGGACGAAC
This region includes:
- a CDS encoding carbohydrate kinase, producing MNHYICFDAGTQSVKVAIYDENGNQIAVNVNPTTLYYPNSGWVEMDVKEYYSLALKGMKKCVEILREKNISLDSIRSIMGDGIICGIAGVDEDGIAITPYINYLDSRTQSDADYLCSLNLDIWARETGNPEPLCLFPALFARWLLKNFPDSKRIKKFVHNAPYILMRLAGLKADSAFIDWGAMSGWGLGYNVINKTWSDEQLKILGIDKNLMPAIKKPYDVIGKLSREAAEFTGLPEGIPICAGAGDTMQSLLACGVFEQGHAVDVAGTCSMFCISTNGIIPGLSKKGNALIF